A portion of the Scylla paramamosain isolate STU-SP2022 chromosome 2, ASM3559412v1, whole genome shotgun sequence genome contains these proteins:
- the LOC135115055 gene encoding asparagine synthetase domain-containing protein 1-like, giving the protein MCGICFFCGVGLSIQQLEQQEELSCRLLSHRGPDIHVKEVISITEKVSGVFEGNVLWLQGPQPTSQPLLDSHGSALLWNGDILAGHMVPTDMSDTQYVAEQLASGRLEQVLLFLAGIKGPWALVYFHRPSKKLYFGRDVFGRHSLLWRPPSPQHPWLRVTSVWQQCEQMQEVMAYGLYTVDFSSVTLDEGFKVNLVPWLHLSDDDLSSLHPAIEVKQQMKLGSGLKHSLNMTLPSMAILEQLNSLPSSVEHHNLEAFNAVLGSSVEQLLEVLTQAVQRRVDKCPPCCQHCTASPSLCHHPRIAVLFSGGLDSAMLALLLDSCLPKEESIDLLNVAFPTRVCCNGNAKGKTKTKHKTSNHVPSSVSFEVPDRIAGRECWQQLQQLRPHRDWNFVQIDVTSEELCLERERIIRHLVAPLTSVLDDSIGCALWFAGRGEGSAKGCPYVSPARVLLCGQGADEQLGGYSRHRGRFAAGGWSSLLEEIKMEVARIHTRNLGRDNRILAHHGRAPRFPYLDEDVVSTLNKMPVWIKANLLLGRGTGEKLLLRLAAATLGLTKAANLPKRAIQFGSRIAKLEDQKEKGSDQCYRLRCDPSGPDVT; this is encoded by the exons ATGTGTGGCATCTGCTTCTTTTGTGGTGTGGGACTTTCAATCCAGCAGCTGGAGCAGCAG GAAGAACTAAGCTGTAGATTGCTGAGTCATCGTGGTCCAGATATTCATGTCAAGGAGGTCATCTCTATCACTGAAAAG GTGAGTGGTGTATTTGAAGGCAATGTGCTGTGGCTGCAAGGACCTCAGCCCACCTCACAGCCTCTCCTGGACTCCCATGGCAGTGCCCTGCTTTGGAATGGAGACATCTTGGCTGGCCACATG GTTCCCACTGACATGAGTGACACTCAGTATGTGGCAGAGCAGCTTGCCTCGGGACGGCTGGAGCAAGTGCTGTTATTCCTGGCTGGCATCAAAGGTCCCTGGGCCCTCGTATACTTCCACCGTCCCTCCAAAAAATTGTACTTTGGCAGGGATGTGTTTGGTCGTCACAGTTTGTTGTGGCGGCCACCCTCACCTCAGCACCCCTGGCTCCGGGTGACCTCAGTGTGGCAGCAGTGTGAGCAGATGCAGGAAGTGATGGCTTATGGTCTCTACACTGTAGATTTTTCTTCAGTAACCCTGGATGAGGGATTTAAAGTAAACCTGGTTCCTTGGTTGCACTTATCAGATGATGATCTGTCTTCACTTCACCCAGCAATAGAAGTGAAACAGCAGATGAAATTGGGATCAGGCTTGAAGCACTCTCTCAATATGACCCTGCCCTCCATGGCCATCCTTGAGCAGCTAAACAGTCTGCCATCCTCAGTGGAACATCACAACCTGGAGGCCTTCAATGCTGTCCTGGGAAGTAGTGTTGAGCAGCTCTTGGAGGTGCTGACCCAAGCAGTGCAGCGGAGGGTAGACAAGTGCCCACCCTGTTGTCAGCACTGTACTGCCTCACCCAGCCTCTGTCACCATCCTAGGATTGCTGTGTTGTTCTCTGGAGGTCTGGACTCTGCCATGCTTGCCCTCCTCCTTGACTCCTGCCTACCAAAGGAGGAGAGCATTGACTTGCTGAATGTTGCCTTTCCTACCAGGGTGTGTTGTAATGGTAATGCTAAGGGTAAAACTAAGACAAAGCACAAGACCAGTAATCATGTGCCATCTTCTGTGAGCTTTGAGGTTCCAGACAGAATTGCTGGCAGGGAGTGTTGGCAGCAACTGCAGCAGCTCAGACCCCATAGAGACTGGAATTTTGTGCAG ATTGATGTGACAAGTGAGGAGCTGTgtctggagagggagaggatcaTCCGACACCTTGTGGCTCCTCTGACCTCTGTCCTTGATGACAGTATTGGCTGTGCCCTTTGGTTTGCTGGCCGAGGTGAAGGATCAGCTAAGGGTTGCCCCTATGTTTCACCTGCACGG GTACTGCTGTGTGGTCAAGGTGCAGATGAGCAGCTTGGGGGATATTCACGCCACCGGGGACGCTTTGCTGCAGGAGGCTGGTCATCTCTTCTGGAGGAGATCAAGATGGAGGTTGCTCGCATTCACACCAGAAATTTGGGTCGAGACAACCGTATTTTGGCTCATCACGGCCGAGCTCCACG GTTTCCATACTTAGATGAAGATGTAGTCTCCACTCTCAACAAGATGCCTGTATGGATAAAGGCCAACTTGCTCCTGGGACGAGGTACAGGGGAAAAACTGTTGCTTCGTCTGGCTGCTGCCACACTTGGCCTCACTAAGGCAGCCAACCTTCCAAAACGGGCTATTCAGTTTGGCTCCAGAATTGCCAAACTGGAAGACCAGAAAGAGAAAGGCTCTGACCAATGCTATCGGCTCAGATGTGATCCTTCTGGCCCTGATGTGACATGA